From the genome of Sander lucioperca isolate FBNREF2018 chromosome 1, SLUC_FBN_1.2, whole genome shotgun sequence, one region includes:
- the frmpd3 gene encoding FERM and PDZ domain-containing protein 3 isoform X5 produces MAKVQDGHTNAYDSSAMLEESQDGMDSGTLSPASTRQVTIQRHPTQGFGFIAGSQRPVIVRSVSADGPSFGKLLPGDQILAINEETVSDAPRERVIDLVRRCKDTIVLTVLQPHQSPKSAFISAAKKARLRTNPPKVRFSEQVSISDPDSTMLKDDSLLLIPNVLKVFLENGQIKSFTFDSRTTVRDVISSLQDRLSLRYIEHFVLVLEAGGLDQSQRLHLLQDNQPLTHVVHRTYFQGMKCLFRICFFPKDPADLLRRDPAAFEYLYIQSRNDVIKERFGMDWKSDIMLRLAALHIYITVSSARPNQKISLKHVEKEWGLEPFLPLTLLPTVKEKNVCKSLSQLLKTYQHPPPSGNKVPPLQGKLQYMRVLNDLPPFGGILFHTVGLDEKQSATTLLVGPRHGISHVIDLKNNLTTVLAEFSRVAKIQLYRESLGVARVEVTIHEAKPLVLLMEWPDASNFACLISGYYKLFVDPKRTIYFRTPGQSQLTKAGLIVLAAITPESSLDSGHETNSSELTDVSEMVSAMKQNQNQAYLLAHHINKERILCRRDFPLAIPGCTAKTIGTGAFSVGQIRAGCPPKQVILSKTVPFKVSPSQDSAVLSVVTEQGTQETQTEPKEEIKANSESTKANIPDPPSKSPEELKVSDASLTAQVSKVLKLSNSSEETLSQTLSEGIKEKTTAPLNTDPSNKALPILLPVDRIASAKISPTKMCHDAKTASSETMKPSSSTELLPVDDLFCTCPVQKESGPQLRLKDPQIQKIVVFQSSTPTDDERLRAKGLQLANSKENAVRVGADPNLAKPSPQIQTKNSPRFPVKAERKEAAECKTEGAQGKSHPESQKCPIQSLPILDDRTTPSPSVDKVSTLPVRDSKKQGSGKGKSQRSVPFLSFRNLLSATFPARMRRETDERRAQLQKVRQYELEFLEELLKPKSAQGEFLPQGSSPVPSGTPCACQLRTSPVLKAPGISREQRRSCDCKRMCRGMRLPDTPVGSTTETQHRGREKTISKTPPAVSKAPHTQDASRRPQTLEIKTTRIRSTSLESREPRGEQGSCLPICTSQTDCTGDPQYKKLQRRYSIGELDNSTSTPVYAEVRPKTKSLEKEMERVRATGLRLPTPVEPVHTQSHQAEGKGKKGVFFIQGEELLRESKEGTSEVLLTLPSEDSDDKDKCCSFCFCYRKCEAADESSEKDELSYSIPLQVLPGMELDSHTFPVVSKTLQVLNAEDCSGEEEEGEEEEEEPQTQEIDLRACGTLEGSLARVQALQGKSFSLPDGFLNAQLDANELLAILRQCANSPQAEGEARLQPSQISEYKQELAVRFKEFRAACRRVASVEKSPTRMLAVVTASFQVLCELTQTFIKLVRGVRSETQRLQLLRKVEEVAINYTLLLRAAEESMGHSSSLPTKTVSPQVSSNTNNMSSLTRPIKTLPAQ; encoded by the exons ATGGCCAAGGTCCAGGATGGACACACGAACGCATATGACAG CTCTGCAATGTTAGAGGAGAGCCAAGATGGTATGGACAGTGGTACCCTAAGTCCTGCCTCCACTCGACAGGTTACTATCCAGCGCCACCCAACTCAAGGCTTCGGCTTCATTGCAGGCAGCCAGAGGCCTGTCATTGTACGCTCCGTCTCGGctg ACGGCCCCTCTTTTGGCAAGCTTCTCCCTGGAGACCAGATCTTGGCCATTAACGAGGAGACGGTGAGCGACGCGCCCCGAGAGAGAGTCATAGACCTTGTAAG ACGCTGCAAAGACACAATAGTTCTCACTGTGCTGCAGCCCCATCAG TCACCTAAGTCTGCCTTCATAAGTGCAGCCAAAAAGGCCCGCCTGCGAACCAACCCGCCAAAAGTGCGCTTTTCAGAGCAAGTGTCCATCAGCGACCCAGACTCA ACAATGCTCAAGGACGACTCCTTGCTACTCATACCAAATGTGTTGAAGGTGTTCTTGGAGAATGGACAGATTAAGTCTTTTACATTTGATAGCCGTACCACTGTTAGG GATGTGATCTCCTCCCTGCAGGACCGCCTCTCACTGCGCTACATTGAGCACTTTGTCTTGGTGCTGGAAGCAGGTGGTCTGGACCAGAGTCAGAGGTTGCATCTGCTGCAGGACAACCAGCCTCTGACACAT GTGGTGCATCGAACCTATTTCCAAGGGATGAAGTGTCTGTTCCGCATCTGCTTCTTCCCCAAGGACCCTGCAGACCTGCTGAGAAGGGACCCCGCTGCATTTGAGTACCTCTATATACAG AGTCGCAATGACGTCATCAAGGAGCGCTTTGGCATGGACTGGAAATCTGACATCATGTTACGATTGGCTGCGCTTCATATCTACATCACTGTGTCCTCCGCGCGGCCCAATCAGAAGATCTCTCTCAAACATGTCGA AAAAGAGTGGGGACTAGAGCCTTTTCTTCCCCTTACTTTGCTTCCAACAGTCAAGGAGAAGAATGTGTGCAAGAGCCTGTCTCAGTTGCTGAAGACCTACCAGCATCCACCACCATCGGGCAACAAG GTCCCTCCTCTCCAAGGAAAGCTGCAGTATATGCGTGTACTCAACGACCTCCCGCCTTTTGGTGGAATACTTTTCCACACTGTTGGACTG GATGAGAAACAATCAGCTACAACACTACTAGTGGGTCCTCGACATGGCATTAGTCATGTGATTGACCTAAAAAACAACCTCACAACAGTTCTGGCCGAGTTCAGTAGGGTTGCCAAGATCCAGCTCTACCGAGAGAGCCTGGGAGTGGCTCGTGTGGAGGTGACAATCCATGAGGCCAAG CCCCTGGTCCTACTCATGGAATGGCCCGATGCCAGTAACTTTGCATGCCTCATCTCTGGCTACTACAAGCTGTTTGTAGACCCTAAACGGACCATCTACTTCCGGACCCCTGGTCAGTCCCAGCTGACCAAGGCAG GGCTGATTGTCTTAGCTGCCATTACACCTGAGTCATCATTGGACTCAGGCCACGAGACCAACTCCTCTGAATTGACAGATGTTTCTGAGATGGTGTCGGCTATgaagcagaaccagaaccaggCCTACCTGCTGGCTCACCATATCAACAAAGAACGTATCCTCTGCCGCCGGGACTTTCCTTTGGCTATCCCTGGCTGCACTGCAAAGACCATAGGGACTGGGGCCTTCTCTGTGGGTCAGATTCGTGCTGGTTGTCCACCCAAGCAAGTAATCCTCAGCAAGACGGTTCCCTTTAAAGTCAGTCCCAGTCAAGACTCTGCAGTACTCAGTGTTGTGACAGAGCAGGGGACTCAAGAGACTCAGACTGAACCGAAAGAAGAAATTAAAGCAAACTCTGAGTCCACCAAAGCAAATATCCCTGACCCCCCTTCTAAGTCACCTGAAGAACTTAAAGTGTCCGATGCTTCACTGACAGCTCAAGTCAGTAAAGTACTGAAGTTATCAAATTCTTCTGAAGAGACACTGAGCCAAACTCTTTCTGAGGGTATAAAGGAAAAGACAACAGCACCTCTTAATACAGACCCTAGCAACAAAGCCTTACCTATCCTCCTACCTGTGGACAGAATTGCCTCTGCCAAGATTTCTCCCACTAAAATGTGCCACGATGCCAAGACTGCCTCTAGTGAGACCATGAAGCCTTCAAGCTCTACAGAACTTCTGCCAGTTGATGACCTTTTCTGCACATGCCCAGTTCAAAAGGAGTCTGGGCCTCAACTAAGACTAAAAGATCCACAGATTCAGAAGATAGTGGTGTTTCAATCCTCCACCCCCACAGATGACGAGCGTCTTCGGGCCAAAGGCCTCCAGCTTGCTAACAGTAAAGAAAATGCAGTAAGAGTAGGAGCAGATCCTAATTTGGCAAAACCCAGCCCTCAAATACAAACCAAGAACTCCCCTCGTTTTCCTGTAaaagcagagagaaaagaggcAGCTGAATGCAAGACTGAGGGTGCCCAGGGAAAATCCCACCCTGAGTCACAGAAATGCCCTATACAATCCTTACCTATTTTAGATGATCGAACAACACCTAGTCCCTCTGTAGATAAGGTTTCCACTCTCCCAGTCAGAGACTCAAAGAAGCAAGGCAGTGGTAAGGGGAAGTCCCAGCGCAGTGTCCCTTTCCTGAGCTTTAGAAACCTCCTTTCAGCTACATTCCCAGCAAGAATGCGAAGAGAAACAGATGAGCGAAGGGCTCAGTTGCAGAAAGTCCGCCAGTATGAGCTAGAGTTCTTAGAGGAGCTGCTGAAACCCAAGTCAGCCCAGGGAGAATTTTTGCCCCAGGGATCCTCACCTGTGCCCTCAGGCACTCCTTGTGCCTGCCAGCTTCGCACCAGCCCTGTCCTAAAGGCTCCAGGCATCTCCAGGGAGCAGCGACGCAGCTGTGACTGTAAGCGAATGTGTAGGGGCATGCGACTACCTGACACACCAGTTGGATCCacaacagagacacaacacagaggcagagagaaaacTATCTCGAAAACCCCTCCAGCAGTCTCCAAAGCACCTCACACACAAGATGCTTCAAGGAGACCTCAGACCTTAGAGATCAAGACCACACGAATACGCTCTACCAGCCTGGAATCAAGAGAACCAAGGGGTGAGCAGGGTTCATGCTTGCCCATTTGTACTTCTCAAACAGATTGTACAGGAGATCCGCAATATAAGAAGCTCCAGAGGCGATACAGCATTGGAGAGCTGGATAACAGCACTAGCACACCTGTGTATGCTGAGGTAAGGCCTAAAACCAAGAGTCTAGAGAAAGAGATGGAAAGAGTGAGGGCCACAGGGTTGAGGCTCCCCACCCCAGTAGAGCCAGTCCACACTCAGTCTCACCAGGCAGAGGGAAAGGGGAAAAAGGGTGTGTTTTTCATTCAGGGAGAAGAGCTACTGCGTGAAAGTAAAGAAGGGACTAGCGAGGTGCTGCTGACCTTGCCCAGTGAAGACAGTGATGACAAGGATaaatgctgctcattctgtttCTGCTACAGGAAGTGTGAGGCAGCAGATGAAAGCAGTGAGAAGGATGAGCTTTCATACTCCATACCCCTTCAGGTCCTTCCAGGCATGGAGCTGGACTCACATACCTTTCCTGTAGTAAGCAAAACACTCCAGGTTCTTAATGCAGAGGACTGTagtggggaggaagaggagggggaggaggaagaggaggagccaCAGACACAGGAGATTGACCTAAGAGCCTGTGGTACACTGGAGGGGAGCCTAGCACGGGTACAGGCTCTACAGGGCAAAAGTTTTAGCTTGCCCGATGGTTTCCTAAATGCCCAGTTGGATGCTAATGAGTTGCTAGCTATTCTGCGTCAGTGTGCTAACAGCCCACAAGCTGAGGGTGAGGCTCGTCTTCAGCCCTCACAGATTTCAGAGTACAAACAGGAGTTGGCGGTGCGCTTCAAAGAATTCAGAGCAGCTTGTCGACGAGTGGcaagtgttgaaaaaagcccaACACGTATGCTGGCTGTTGTCACAGCCAGCTTTCAAGTGTTGTGTGAACTAACTCAGACCTTCATCAAATTGGTCAGAGGGGTTCGTTCAGAAACCCAAAGGCTGCAGCTGTTGAGAAAAGTTGAGGAAGTAGCTATCAACTACACTTTGCTTCTGCGTGCAGCAGAAGAATCAATGGGACACTCAAGCAGCTTGCCGACAAAGACAGTGAGCCCTCAAGTTTCCTCCAACACCAATAACATGAGCTCACTCACTCGACCCATCAAAACTCTGCCTGCCCAGTAA
- the frmpd3 gene encoding FERM and PDZ domain-containing protein 3 isoform X2 — MAKVQDGHTNAYDSSAMLEESQDGMDSGTLSPASTRQVTIQRHPTQGFGFIAGSQRPVIVRSVSADGPSFGKLLPGDQILAINEETVSDAPRERVIDLVRRCKDTIVLTVLQPHQSPKSAFISAAKKARLRTNPPKVRFSEQVSISDPDSTMLKDDSLLLIPNVLKVFLENGQIKSFTFDSRTTVRDVISSLQDRLSLRYIEHFVLVLEAGGLDQSQRLHLLQDNQPLTHVVHRTYFQGMKCLFRICFFPKDPADLLRRDPAAFEYLYIQSRNDVIKERFGMDWKSDIMLRLAALHIYITVSSARPNQKISLKHVEKEWGLEPFLPLTLLPTVKEKNVCKSLSQLLKTYQHPPPSGNKVPPLQGKLQYMRVLNDLPPFGGILFHTVGLDEKQSATTLLVGPRHGISHVIDLKNNLTTVLAEFSRVAKIQLYRESLGVARVEVTIHEAKPLVLLMEWPDASNFACLISGYYKLFVDPKRTIYFRTPGQSQLTKADYRSSHHAHPRSGATSLPSGGRRGDERESSHRESGSSRAIVPAEPQHLGLCHVHLREQQQFQELQTAEAELDINENFISHEPPGRPRTKSDPTQQSTEEIAGVLENPAVENAGFRIRAQTMGQSQKTSRYLCDSCKARHRAEGMSTAVNSSGSSGKHCSSACASRDGGAVDLMALPPPGNEEEDEADGGGEKLQPQPPAIAAPPPGFRDNSSDEDDQKRGRKARTCASAGVASGKLAQAKEDVPVTLIDNVATRTVRDHAQELDDALVSTLQALEALAASEDYPHHPQQPTQTAGLIVLAAITPESSLDSGHETNSSELTDVSEMVSAMKQNQNQAYLLAHHINKERILCRRDFPLAIPGCTAKTIGTGAFSVGQIRAGCPPKQVILSKTVPFKVSPSQDSAVLSVVTEQGTQETQTEPKEEIKANSESTKANIPDPPSKSPEELKVSDASLTAQVSKVLKLSNSSEETLSQTLSEGIKEKTTAPLNTDPSNKALPILLPVDRIASAKISPTKMCHDAKTASSETMKPSSSTELLPVDDLFCTCPVQKESGPQLRLKDPQIQKIVVFQSSTPTDDERLRAKGLQLANSKENAVRVGADPNLAKPSPQIQTKNSPRFPVKAERKEAAECKTEGAQGKSHPESQKCPIQSLPILDDRTTPSPSVDKVSTLPVRDSKKQGSGKGKSQRSVPFLSFRNLLSATFPARMRRETDERRAQLQKVRQYELEFLEELLKPKSAQGEFLPQGSSPVPSGTPCACQLRTSPVLKAPGISREQRRSCDCKRMCRGMRLPDTPVGSTTETQHRGREKTISKTPPAVSKAPHTQDASRRPQTLEIKTTRIRSTSLESREPRGEQGSCLPICTSQTDCTGDPQYKKLQRRYSIGELDNSTSTPVYAEVRPKTKSLEKEMERVRATGLRLPTPVEPVHTQSHQAEGKGKKGVFFIQGEELLRESKEGTSEVLLTLPSEDSDDKDKCCSFCFCYRKCEAADESSEKDELSYSIPLQVLPGMELDSHTFPVVSKTLQVLNAEDCSGEEEEGEEEEEEPQTQEIDLRACGTLEGSLARVQALQGKSFSLPDGFLNAQLDANELLAILRQCANSPQAEGEARLQPSQISEYKQELAVRFKEFRAACRRVASVEKSPTRMLAVVTASFQVLCELTQTFIKLVRGVRSETQRLQLLRKVEEVAINYTLLLRAAEESMGHSSSLPTKTVSPQVSSNTNNMSSLTRPIKTLPAQ, encoded by the exons ATGGCCAAGGTCCAGGATGGACACACGAACGCATATGACAG CTCTGCAATGTTAGAGGAGAGCCAAGATGGTATGGACAGTGGTACCCTAAGTCCTGCCTCCACTCGACAGGTTACTATCCAGCGCCACCCAACTCAAGGCTTCGGCTTCATTGCAGGCAGCCAGAGGCCTGTCATTGTACGCTCCGTCTCGGctg ACGGCCCCTCTTTTGGCAAGCTTCTCCCTGGAGACCAGATCTTGGCCATTAACGAGGAGACGGTGAGCGACGCGCCCCGAGAGAGAGTCATAGACCTTGTAAG ACGCTGCAAAGACACAATAGTTCTCACTGTGCTGCAGCCCCATCAG TCACCTAAGTCTGCCTTCATAAGTGCAGCCAAAAAGGCCCGCCTGCGAACCAACCCGCCAAAAGTGCGCTTTTCAGAGCAAGTGTCCATCAGCGACCCAGACTCA ACAATGCTCAAGGACGACTCCTTGCTACTCATACCAAATGTGTTGAAGGTGTTCTTGGAGAATGGACAGATTAAGTCTTTTACATTTGATAGCCGTACCACTGTTAGG GATGTGATCTCCTCCCTGCAGGACCGCCTCTCACTGCGCTACATTGAGCACTTTGTCTTGGTGCTGGAAGCAGGTGGTCTGGACCAGAGTCAGAGGTTGCATCTGCTGCAGGACAACCAGCCTCTGACACAT GTGGTGCATCGAACCTATTTCCAAGGGATGAAGTGTCTGTTCCGCATCTGCTTCTTCCCCAAGGACCCTGCAGACCTGCTGAGAAGGGACCCCGCTGCATTTGAGTACCTCTATATACAG AGTCGCAATGACGTCATCAAGGAGCGCTTTGGCATGGACTGGAAATCTGACATCATGTTACGATTGGCTGCGCTTCATATCTACATCACTGTGTCCTCCGCGCGGCCCAATCAGAAGATCTCTCTCAAACATGTCGA AAAAGAGTGGGGACTAGAGCCTTTTCTTCCCCTTACTTTGCTTCCAACAGTCAAGGAGAAGAATGTGTGCAAGAGCCTGTCTCAGTTGCTGAAGACCTACCAGCATCCACCACCATCGGGCAACAAG GTCCCTCCTCTCCAAGGAAAGCTGCAGTATATGCGTGTACTCAACGACCTCCCGCCTTTTGGTGGAATACTTTTCCACACTGTTGGACTG GATGAGAAACAATCAGCTACAACACTACTAGTGGGTCCTCGACATGGCATTAGTCATGTGATTGACCTAAAAAACAACCTCACAACAGTTCTGGCCGAGTTCAGTAGGGTTGCCAAGATCCAGCTCTACCGAGAGAGCCTGGGAGTGGCTCGTGTGGAGGTGACAATCCATGAGGCCAAG CCCCTGGTCCTACTCATGGAATGGCCCGATGCCAGTAACTTTGCATGCCTCATCTCTGGCTACTACAAGCTGTTTGTAGACCCTAAACGGACCATCTACTTCCGGACCCCTGGTCAGTCCCAGCTGACCAAGGCAG ATTACAGAAGCTCCCACCATGCTCATCCACGTTCTGGGGCAACCAGCTTGCCAAGTGGAGGGCGGCGAGGGGACGAGAGGGAAAGCTCACACAGGGAGTCAGGGTCTTCAAGGGCCATAGTTCCAGCAGAGCCTCAGCATCTGGGCCTGTGTCATGTCCACCTTCGAGAACAACAACAATTTCAAGAGCTCCAAACAGCCGAAGCTGAATTAGACATCAATGAAAACTTTATTTCCCATGAGCCCCCTGGGCGGCCTCGCACTAAGTCAGACCCCACCCAGCAGAGTACAGAGGAAATAGCTGGGGTTTTAGAGAACCCAGCAGTGGAGAATGCAGGATTTAGAATCCGAGCCCAAACAATGGGTCAATCCCAGAAAACCTCACGATACCTCTGTGACTCCTGCAAAGCCAGACATAGGGCAGAGGGTATGTCAACAGCAGTTAACAGTAGTGGGAGCTCGGGGAAACACTGCTCTAGTGCTTGTGCCTCCCGAGATGGAGGTGCTGTTGACCTAATGGCCCTACCGCCCCCAGGGaatgaagaggaggatgaggcaGATGGTGGTGGAGAGAAACTGCAACCACAACCACCTGCTATTGCTGCCCCACCACCTGGCTTTAGGGACAACAGTTCAGATGAGGATGAccaaaagagagggaggaaggctCGAACCTGTGCCAGCGCAGGGGTAGCCTCTGGGAAGCTGGCCCAAGCCAAGGAAGATGTGCCTGTGACACTAATTGATAATGTGGCCACAAGAACAGTCCGAGATCATGCCCAGGAGCTGGATGATGCTCTGGTTTCCACCTTACAGGCATTAGAGGCTCTGGCAGCCTCTGAGGACTACCCCCATCACCCTCAACAGCCAACACAGACTGCAG GGCTGATTGTCTTAGCTGCCATTACACCTGAGTCATCATTGGACTCAGGCCACGAGACCAACTCCTCTGAATTGACAGATGTTTCTGAGATGGTGTCGGCTATgaagcagaaccagaaccaggCCTACCTGCTGGCTCACCATATCAACAAAGAACGTATCCTCTGCCGCCGGGACTTTCCTTTGGCTATCCCTGGCTGCACTGCAAAGACCATAGGGACTGGGGCCTTCTCTGTGGGTCAGATTCGTGCTGGTTGTCCACCCAAGCAAGTAATCCTCAGCAAGACGGTTCCCTTTAAAGTCAGTCCCAGTCAAGACTCTGCAGTACTCAGTGTTGTGACAGAGCAGGGGACTCAAGAGACTCAGACTGAACCGAAAGAAGAAATTAAAGCAAACTCTGAGTCCACCAAAGCAAATATCCCTGACCCCCCTTCTAAGTCACCTGAAGAACTTAAAGTGTCCGATGCTTCACTGACAGCTCAAGTCAGTAAAGTACTGAAGTTATCAAATTCTTCTGAAGAGACACTGAGCCAAACTCTTTCTGAGGGTATAAAGGAAAAGACAACAGCACCTCTTAATACAGACCCTAGCAACAAAGCCTTACCTATCCTCCTACCTGTGGACAGAATTGCCTCTGCCAAGATTTCTCCCACTAAAATGTGCCACGATGCCAAGACTGCCTCTAGTGAGACCATGAAGCCTTCAAGCTCTACAGAACTTCTGCCAGTTGATGACCTTTTCTGCACATGCCCAGTTCAAAAGGAGTCTGGGCCTCAACTAAGACTAAAAGATCCACAGATTCAGAAGATAGTGGTGTTTCAATCCTCCACCCCCACAGATGACGAGCGTCTTCGGGCCAAAGGCCTCCAGCTTGCTAACAGTAAAGAAAATGCAGTAAGAGTAGGAGCAGATCCTAATTTGGCAAAACCCAGCCCTCAAATACAAACCAAGAACTCCCCTCGTTTTCCTGTAaaagcagagagaaaagaggcAGCTGAATGCAAGACTGAGGGTGCCCAGGGAAAATCCCACCCTGAGTCACAGAAATGCCCTATACAATCCTTACCTATTTTAGATGATCGAACAACACCTAGTCCCTCTGTAGATAAGGTTTCCACTCTCCCAGTCAGAGACTCAAAGAAGCAAGGCAGTGGTAAGGGGAAGTCCCAGCGCAGTGTCCCTTTCCTGAGCTTTAGAAACCTCCTTTCAGCTACATTCCCAGCAAGAATGCGAAGAGAAACAGATGAGCGAAGGGCTCAGTTGCAGAAAGTCCGCCAGTATGAGCTAGAGTTCTTAGAGGAGCTGCTGAAACCCAAGTCAGCCCAGGGAGAATTTTTGCCCCAGGGATCCTCACCTGTGCCCTCAGGCACTCCTTGTGCCTGCCAGCTTCGCACCAGCCCTGTCCTAAAGGCTCCAGGCATCTCCAGGGAGCAGCGACGCAGCTGTGACTGTAAGCGAATGTGTAGGGGCATGCGACTACCTGACACACCAGTTGGATCCacaacagagacacaacacagaggcagagagaaaacTATCTCGAAAACCCCTCCAGCAGTCTCCAAAGCACCTCACACACAAGATGCTTCAAGGAGACCTCAGACCTTAGAGATCAAGACCACACGAATACGCTCTACCAGCCTGGAATCAAGAGAACCAAGGGGTGAGCAGGGTTCATGCTTGCCCATTTGTACTTCTCAAACAGATTGTACAGGAGATCCGCAATATAAGAAGCTCCAGAGGCGATACAGCATTGGAGAGCTGGATAACAGCACTAGCACACCTGTGTATGCTGAGGTAAGGCCTAAAACCAAGAGTCTAGAGAAAGAGATGGAAAGAGTGAGGGCCACAGGGTTGAGGCTCCCCACCCCAGTAGAGCCAGTCCACACTCAGTCTCACCAGGCAGAGGGAAAGGGGAAAAAGGGTGTGTTTTTCATTCAGGGAGAAGAGCTACTGCGTGAAAGTAAAGAAGGGACTAGCGAGGTGCTGCTGACCTTGCCCAGTGAAGACAGTGATGACAAGGATaaatgctgctcattctgtttCTGCTACAGGAAGTGTGAGGCAGCAGATGAAAGCAGTGAGAAGGATGAGCTTTCATACTCCATACCCCTTCAGGTCCTTCCAGGCATGGAGCTGGACTCACATACCTTTCCTGTAGTAAGCAAAACACTCCAGGTTCTTAATGCAGAGGACTGTagtggggaggaagaggagggggaggaggaagaggaggagccaCAGACACAGGAGATTGACCTAAGAGCCTGTGGTACACTGGAGGGGAGCCTAGCACGGGTACAGGCTCTACAGGGCAAAAGTTTTAGCTTGCCCGATGGTTTCCTAAATGCCCAGTTGGATGCTAATGAGTTGCTAGCTATTCTGCGTCAGTGTGCTAACAGCCCACAAGCTGAGGGTGAGGCTCGTCTTCAGCCCTCACAGATTTCAGAGTACAAACAGGAGTTGGCGGTGCGCTTCAAAGAATTCAGAGCAGCTTGTCGACGAGTGGcaagtgttgaaaaaagcccaACACGTATGCTGGCTGTTGTCACAGCCAGCTTTCAAGTGTTGTGTGAACTAACTCAGACCTTCATCAAATTGGTCAGAGGGGTTCGTTCAGAAACCCAAAGGCTGCAGCTGTTGAGAAAAGTTGAGGAAGTAGCTATCAACTACACTTTGCTTCTGCGTGCAGCAGAAGAATCAATGGGACACTCAAGCAGCTTGCCGACAAAGACAGTGAGCCCTCAAGTTTCCTCCAACACCAATAACATGAGCTCACTCACTCGACCCATCAAAACTCTGCCTGCCCAGTAA